The Candidatus Thermoplasmatota archaeon genomic sequence ACCCCCGCGCGGATGAGCTTCGTCATCCCCCCGCTCGTCATGAAGAGCAGGAGCACGCGGCGGGAGCCCGGCGAGACGGCCATGCTCACGCCCGGCTTGACCTCGCGCCCGTCGAGCATCTCCGCCACGATCGCGAGGTCGCGGAAGCTCGAGTTCACGCTCGATCCCACGGCGACCTGCTTGACCTCGAGGCCCGCGACCTCGCGCACGGGAACGACGTTGTCGGGAGAGTGCGGCTTCGCGATGAGGGGTTCGACCGACGCAAGATCGACGTCCACGCGCTCGTCGTACGCCGCGCCCTCGTCGGCGGCCATCGGCTTCCAGGCGGTCGCCCGGTGCTGCGCGCGCATCCACGCGAGCGTGGCGTCGTCGCTCGGGAAGACGCCCGTCGTCGCGCCCAGCTCCGTCACCATGTTCGCGATCGTGCCGCGCTCGGGCACGGTGAGCCCCGCGACGCCCGGGCCCGTGAATTCGAGGATCTTGTTGCGCCCCCACCGGACGCTCTTCCGGCGCAGGATCTCGAGGATGACGTCCTTCGCGCTCGACCACGCGGGCAGCTCGCCCTCGAGGCGCACCTCGACAACGGACGGCATCGCGAAACGGTAGGGCTCGCCCGCCATCACGGCCGCGACCTCGAGGCCGCCCGCGCCGATCGCGAGCATGCCCATCGCGCCCGCCTGCGGCGTGTGGGAGTCGCATCCGAGCATGCTGTCGCCCGGCACGTCGAAGGCCTCGAGGTGGGCCCAGTGGGAGATGCCGTTCCCCGCCCGCGAGAAGACCGCGCCGTAGCGCGCGCACATGGATTGCAGGAACACGTGGTCGTCCGGGCTCTCGTAGCCCGTCTGGAGCGTGTTGTGGTCGACGTACTGCGTCGCCTGGCCGATACGCACCTCGTCAACGCCCATCTGCTCGAACTCGAGCCAGGCGAGCGTCCCCGTGGCGTCCTGGAGGAGCGCCTGGTCCATCGCGAGCGCGACCTCGCGGCCGGCCTCAGGCTCGCCTTCGATGAGCTTCGACCCGATGAGTTTCCGCGCGAGGTTCTCCGGCATGCGGAAACGCGTGGGCGCCCGCGATGCAAGGATGCTTTCACGCGATCGCGGTCGCTTCTCGCTCGGGACCGAGGGAGACGAGGAGGATCGGGACGCCGAGGGCGCGCTCGACCTCGCCGACGTACTCGCGGGCGCGCCCCGGGAGCGCGTCCACGCCTTCAGCCGCGGCGCGCGCGTTCTCCTGCTTCGTGAGCGGCGGGAAGCCGGGGAACGTGCGGTAGCGGGGTTTCGCGCGGGCGAGCGCTTCGAGGTCGCGCGGGAAGCGCTCGACGA encodes the following:
- a CDS encoding aconitate hydratase; translated protein: MPENLARKLIGSKLIEGEPEAGREVALAMDQALLQDATGTLAWLEFEQMGVDEVRIGQATQYVDHNTLQTGYESPDDHVFLQSMCARYGAVFSRAGNGISHWAHLEAFDVPGDSMLGCDSHTPQAGAMGMLAIGAGGLEVAAVMAGEPYRFAMPSVVEVRLEGELPAWSSAKDVILEILRRKSVRWGRNKILEFTGPGVAGLTVPERGTIANMVTELGATTGVFPSDDATLAWMRAQHRATAWKPMAADEGAAYDERVDVDLASVEPLIAKPHSPDNVVPVREVAGLEVKQVAVGSSVNSSFRDLAIVAEMLDGREVKPGVSMAVSPGSRRVLLLFMTSGGMTKLIRAGVRELEVACGPCIGMGFAPPSGGPSVRTFNRNFRGRSGTADDAVYLASPETAAATAARGVITDPRDFSREEGLAWRRIPEPTSYPKDWSGYVSPPPRGERRRVDVVRGPNIVQYDLPTPPGEDIDGEVLIKLGDNVSTDDILPAGAKILPLRSNIPAISDHVFEYVDPTFPRRAREAGGGIIVGGDNYGQGSSREHAAAAPAHLGVRAVLAKGFARIHRDNLVNFGVVPLVFADPADHDSVEAGHQLHVEALRGALEEGRGVTVHDLARNFRFEATFPLSSRERAILLAGGAVRWLRRERESLAAR